AAGCGGCAGGCTGGCGGTGTCAGCGATGAAGCCGGCCGCCATTACGAAAGCGAGCGTCGCCTTGGGCGAGAAACGCAGGGCCGCCAGCATGGCGATGACGATGGGCGTCAGGATCAGCGCGGCGCCGTCGTTCGCGAATAGCGCGGCGACTGCGGCTCCCAGCAGAACCAGCATCACAAACAGGCGCCGACCGTTGCCGCCGCCCCAGCGCGCCACGTGCAACGCGGCCCATTCGAAGAAGCCGGCCTTGTCAAGCAGCAGGCTGATGATGATCACGGCGACGAAGGCGCCGGTGGCGTTCCAGACGATGTGCCAGACGATCGGGATGTCGCTGACGTGGATGACGCCGGCGAGCAGGGCAACAATGGCGCCGGCCGATGCGCTCCAGCCGATGCCCAGCCCACGCGGCTGCCAGATGACGAAAGTAAGGGTGGCCAGGAAGATGAGAAAAGCGGTAAGCACGAAAATCCTTCAGGCTGCCGTGGCCAGGGGCTCACGAAAAAGGCCGGGATTGTCGCCCGGCCGTCGAGGGGAATGTGGCGGTAGGTCAGGCTTCGATGTGGCCGATGCGGTCGAGCTCTGCCTTGAGCTTCGCGCGGTCGCCTTTCAGCTCGTCCAGCGGCAGGGCCAGGAAGGCTTCGATGCGTGCGCGCAGGATCGCGTAGGCCTTCTCGAAAGCGGCGCTGATCTCCTCTTCGGTGCCGACGACATGGCTCGGATCCTCGACACCCCAGTGCGTGCGCAGGACGGGACCAAGATAGGCGGGGCAGGTTTCGCCCGCGGCACTGGCGCAGACCGTGACCACGATGTCCGGCGTCACCGGCAGGTTGTCCCAGGACTTGCTGTAGTAGCCCTCGGTCGAAATGCCTTTACTGGCCAGCAGGGCCAGCGCGCGGTCGTTCAGTTTGCCGGTGGGCTGGCTGCCTGCGCTGATGGCATGCCAGCCGTTTGGGGCCAGGTGGTTGAAAACGGCTTCGCTGATCAGGGAACGGCACGAGTTGCCGGTGCACAGAAAAAGTACGTTCACAGTAATCCTTAAGTGGTTCGAGACAAAGTAATTGAGTCGTTCAGGCAGCCGAACTGGCTGTGGTGGTGCCGCAGGCCGAGCCAATGACGGGCGAACAAGTGTTGCCACCGCAGCAGTTTTCGGTGAGGAAGCCGATCAGGGAATTCATCGTGTCAAAGTTCGCTGCATAGATGACGAAGCGTCCTTCCTGACGTGGTATGACGAGGTTCGCGTGGGTCAGCTCTTTCAGATGAAAGGAAAGCGACGACGGCGGCACGCTTAATGCCTCTGCAATCTTGCTGGCCGAAAGACCTGCGGGGCCGGCTTGCACGAGCAAGCGGAAGGTTGCCAGCCGCGATTCTTGGGATAGTGCGGCAAGGGCGGCAAGAGCCGGTTTCGTGTCCATGTGAAGTTTCCAAGTATTTGATAATTCCAGTATAGTCGAATGGATATTCATGCAGCAAGCTCGGCATGGCGATCGACAGGGACGCTTGGGAAGTCCCTTTATAGTTTCATTGCAGCGAACGCCCTGACTATTTCGGTCTTGGTATCGTGATCGTCCATCCATTCCAAGAGAAGCATGACAAGCTGATCGACACGCTTGCGGATCTACAGGAAGGTCTGGGCAAAGGCAGCGCATTTCTCATCGCCCGTTCCTTTCACCTAGACGACGCCAGCTACGTCAACTTTCTTTCCTGGGGTTGGGTCGCCAGATATTCAGAGCCAGCAGCACGACAAAGGAGAAGATCAGCATCACCGCCGCAAGCCGGTGCGCCGCCACATATTCAAACGCTTCGACATGGTCATAGATTTGAACGGAAGCCACTCTGGTCAAGCCAGGCAGGTTACCTCCGATCATCAAGACAACGCCGAATTCGCCGACCGTGTGGGCGAAGGTCAGGATCGAGGCGGTCAGGAAGCCAGGCGCAGCCAGCGGCGAGGCCACGCGAAAGAAGGTATCGAAGGGCGAGGCGCCTAGCGTGGCCGCAGCTTCCAGCGGCTGATTGCCAATCGCTTCAAAGGCCGTTTGCAAAGGCTGCACCATGAAGGGCATGGAATAGAACACGGAGGCGAGTGCCAGCCCCCAGAAAGTGAACGGCAGCGAGCTCACACCCAGCGCCTGGGTGAACTGTCCCACTGGGCCGCTCGGGCCCATTGCCAGCAGCATGTAAAACCCCAGCACTGACGGCGGTAACACGAGAGGTAGGGCGACCACCGCACCGACCAGGCCTTTCCACCAGCTCCGCGTGCGGGCAAGCCACCAGGCGATGGGTGTCCCGACCAGCAGCAGAACGAAAGTCACGACTGCAGCCAGGCGCGCGGTCAACCACAAGGCCTGCAGGTCGCTGGGCGTCAGCATTCCATTTCTCAGTCCGCCTTACTTGCCTGCGATTTCGCCGGGAAGAACGAAACCGTATCTGGTCATTACAGCCCGTGCAGGCTTGCTGTTCATGTAGTCAGCGAATCGTCGGGCCGCGGCGTTCCTCTCTGCGCGCTTGGTGATGATGAAGCCTTGTTCCAGCGGCTCGTGCAGGTTGTCAGGGATCAGCGAATAGCGGTATGTTGTGAGAGTTTTGTTCATCCGCACATCAATGGTAAGAACTACAGATGTATGTCTCTAGTGATAATTTTTCCAGCTTTTCTTGATGTTCAAGTACTTGCTGAATCAATGACTTACGTTGATAACGAGTGAAGCTTTTTTTCATCCACTACACGTGGCCACCGCGCACGGTATGTTCGACCAGATGTTGTTCTTCGCCTCGCAGCACGTCCGTACCGGCGCGTTGCAGTGGTGGAGCGAGTTCGTGGCCACCTTCGGCCTGATCGGCTTCATCATTGGCTGCTCGCGCAGTCGGCCCGCCGTCACGCCGTTCGCCAACCCGGCCGTGACGTTGGCGCGCGCCGCGACCGATACCTTTGCCGGTATTCGTCCGGGCGCCCCCCTGGCTTCATCCTAGCCCAGTTGGCCGGCGCCATGACCGCGACGCTTGGTGTTCTGCTGGTTGTATCCGGCCGCGCCTAAGGGGGCGACGGTGGCCGGCACTATGCCGCCTGGCGACTTCGCCGACGCCAACATCGAGAAAGTGAGGATCTGATGACGCTGCCAAATTCTACCCAACGTCCACGACGCGCTGTTGGACACGCCCACCCTGGAAAAGCTCGCCCCCGTTGGTGACCTGAACCATCCGCCGCGCATCCTGCTGCTGTATGGCTCGCTGCGCGAGCGCTCCTTCAGCCACTTTCTGACGGAAGAGGCGGCCCGCATCCTCGAGCAATTCGGCGCCGAGGTGCGGATCTTTAACCTGATGGAGTTGCCGATGGCCGGCAGCGTACGGAGACACATCCGAAGGTGGTAGAGCTCCGCGAATTGTCCCTGTAATCCGAGGGTCAAGTGTGGTGTAGCCCCGAACGCCACGGCGCCGTCACGGCGGGGATGAAGAACCAGATCGACTGGACCCCGCTGGAACAGGGCGCACTGCGGCCGAGCCAGCGCCGCACGCTGGTCGTGATGCAGGTATGCGGCGGTTCGCAGTCCTTCAACGTGGTCAATACCCTGCGCCTGTTGGGACGCTGGATGCGCATGCTCACCATCCCAAATCAGTCGTCGGTGCCGATGGCCCACAAGGAGTTCGACGACGCCGTGCGTATGCGCCCGTCCGCATACTACGATCGGGGAGTGGACGTGATGGAAGAACTGTTCAAAATGACGCGGCTGCTACGCGGACGTATCGACTATCTCACCAATCGCTACAGCGAGCGC
The genomic region above belongs to Massilia forsythiae and contains:
- a CDS encoding arsenate reductase ArsC, with product MNVLFLCTGNSCRSLISEAVFNHLAPNGWHAISAGSQPTGKLNDRALALLASKGISTEGYYSKSWDNLPVTPDIVVTVCASAAGETCPAYLGPVLRTHWGVEDPSHVVGTEEEISAAFEKAYAILRARIEAFLALPLDELKGDRAKLKAELDRIGHIEA
- a CDS encoding ArsR/SmtB family transcription factor, with protein sequence MDTKPALAALAALSQESRLATFRLLVQAGPAGLSASKIAEALSVPPSSLSFHLKELTHANLVIPRQEGRFVIYAANFDTMNSLIGFLTENCCGGNTCSPVIGSACGTTTASSAA
- the modB gene encoding molybdate ABC transporter permease subunit gives rise to the protein MLTPSDLQALWLTARLAAVVTFVLLLVGTPIAWWLARTRSWWKGLVGAVVALPLVLPPSVLGFYMLLAMGPSGPVGQFTQALGVSSLPFTFWGLALASVFYSMPFMVQPLQTAFEAIGNQPLEAAATLGASPFDTFFRVASPLAAPGFLTASILTFAHTVGEFGVVLMIGGNLPGLTRVASVQIYDHVEAFEYVAAHRLAAVMLIFSFVVLLALNIWRPNPRKES
- a CDS encoding substrate-binding domain-containing protein, coding for MNKTLTTYRYSLIPDNLHEPLEQGFIITKRAERNAAARRFADYMNSKPARAVMTRYGFVLPGEIAGK